One genomic region from Bombus terrestris chromosome 15, iyBomTerr1.2, whole genome shotgun sequence encodes:
- the LOC100648034 gene encoding F-box only protein 9 has translation MSHSSESSESDDGGDDQEGSSFSETNIEDALTSFREQWQRELEISPKRDRLRTQSTKTVKVDVSNSNDEESIESKAKNLFLKGIEYEERRKFYEAIQFYKRAVLLVPDIELRLYESTKVKSNDDNHEGYDNDINNIGENAENHNEEDEEESDLFVKLCKIVNQNKCVCFPKFEQTTTHISALPMEIVLYILRWVVSSELDLRSLEMFSRVCRGFYISARDTEIWRLACVRVWGVNCGTYAPKYQSWRDMYLQRPRLRYNGCYISKTSYIRDGENSFQDRFYRPWHLVEYFRYLRFFPEGRVLMLTSTDEAQSCVNFLKYRTPRNPSVLIGHYILRDNCVILMLKKQEIKGVSTYRKKKKETMHDSGEQTFHIEFEIQDHHRRLNSQLKWLSYTIFTKYRNGHEAKMCLKEPSAREWRVSAIGGRYPSLKFSRVKSYTQESEAPLQ, from the exons atg AGCCACTCTAGTGAATCTAGCGAGTCAGATGACGGTGGAGACGATCAGGAAGGGTCTTCTTTCTCGGAAACGAACATCGAGGATGCTCTGACTTCTTTCAGAGAGCAATGGCAACGTGAATTAGAAATATCACCCAAAAGGGACCGACTAAGAACACAGTCCACAAAGACAGTTAAAGTTGATGTTTCTAATTCTAACGATGAAGAATCTATTGAAAGCAAG GCAAAAAATTTGTTCCTGAAAGGAATTGAATATGAGGAAAGAAGGAAATTCTATGAAGCAATTCAATTTTACAAACGAGCTGTGTTATTAGTTCCTGACATTGAGTTACGTTTATACGAATCAACTAAAGTAAAATCAAACGATGATAATCATGAAGGATATGACAATGACATAAACAACATTGGCGAAAATGCTGAAAATCAtaacgaagaagacgaagaagaaagcgatttatttgttaaattatgCAAAATTGTAAATCAAAATAAATGCGTTTGTTTCCCTAAATTTGAACAAACT ACAACACATATTTCTGCCTTGCCTATGGAGATAGTGCTTTATATCCTAAGATGGGTTGTATCTTCAGAACTTGATTTGAGATCTCTTGAAATGTTCTCTAGAGTATGTCGTGGATTTTATATATCTGCAAGAGATACCGAAATCTGGAGACTTGCCTGTGTTAG AGTATGGGGCGTAAATTGTGGAACCTATGCTCCAAAATATCAATCATGGAGAGATATGTATTTACAACGGCCTAGACTAAGATATAATGGATGTTATATTAGCAAAACCAGTTACATTCGCGATGGTGAAAATAGTTTCCAAGATCGATTTTATAGACCTTGGCATCTGGTGGAATACTTCAGGTACCTGAG ATTTTTTCCCGAAGGAAGAGTTTTGATGCTAACTTCAACCGATGAAGCCCAAAGTtgtgtaaattttttaaaatatcgcaCTCCACGGAATCCATCGGTTCTTATTGGTCATTATATATTACGTGATAATTGTGTTATTCTAATGCTCAAGAAACAGGAAATAAAAGGAGTTAGTACatatagaaagaagaagaaagaaactatGCATGATAGTGGGGAACAAACATTTCATATT GAATTTGAAATTCAGGATCATCATAGACGGTTAAATTCGCAATTGAAATGGCTGAGTTAcactatatttacaaaatatagaaATGGACATGAAGCGAAAATGTGTTTAAAGGAACCATCTGCAAGAGAATGGAGAGTATCGGCTATTGGCGGGCGATACCCGTCGCTTAAATTTAGCAGAGTTAAAAGTTATACTCAAGAAAGTGAAGCTCCTTTacaataa